In the Haloarcula salinisoli genome, GTCTTCCGCTTCGAGGGGCAGGTGACGACGTTCACCGGCGAGGGGCCCTGCTACCGGTGTCTGTTCCCGAAAGCGCCGCCAGCGGGCACCGTCCCCGACTGTTCGACGGCCGGCGTGCTGGGGGTACTCCCGGGGACCATCGGCTGTCTGCAGGCCACCGAAGTCTGCAAACTCGCGATGGACTACGGCGAGCCTCTCGAAGGCCGCCTGCTGGCGTTCGATGCCGGCTCGATGTCGGTCGACGAGGTGCCTATCGCGACGAACCCTGACTGTCCCGTCTGTGGCGACGACCCGGCTATCGACGACGTCGCCGAGGCGAGCTACGACGGCCGCTGTGAGCTGTAGCCAGTTCTCACAGCCGATAACTGGGAGCGGGACTTTACAGTTCAGAATTTGCAACGTAGTCCCAGAGCGTTCTCAATGTCCACCTCGTCGCCTCGCTCCCTCACCGCACGGCTCCAACGCCCCGACTACGTCGAACTCGTCTTCGGTATCGTGTTCGTCTGGGGGACCGGCGACCTGCTTTCGACGTTTGCCGCGCTGCACTTTACCGGCCTCTGGGCGGAGGCGAATCCGCTGGTGCGGACACTGCTGGCCCACGACCCGCTCCTGGTCGTCGCGCTGAAAGGCGCCGTCATGCTGGTCGTGGGGCTCGTCCTCTTCAGATACCAGGACGCCGTCGAACAACTGCCGCAGTGGCGGGTCCTGCTCGGCGGGCTCCTCGGCGTTGGCTCCGGCGTCGTCGCGATAAATCTCTACGTGGCGGTCTCGGCTGCAGCCGTCTGAACGCCGTTGTCAGGCCCGAAGCGGCGCCAGCTCGACTACGGCGTCCCGCGGCGGCGCGTCGAACAGGTCGGGGTGACACAGCGACGCCAGATACTCCAGCGTATCGACCAGCCGCGGGCCCGACCGGTTCACGTAATGGTGGCCGTCCATCACGTAGGCGCGCTCCTCGCGTACCGCCCGGAAGTCGTCGAAACCGGTTCGCTCGGTCAGGTCGGCGAGGTTCTCGCGGGTCTGGTCGATGTCGAACCCGCAGGGTGCGGCCACCAGCACGTCGGGGTCGTATTCCGTGACCTCGGTCCACTCGCGGGGCCGAGAGTGCGCCCCGTGCTCGGCCATCCCGTACTGGCCACCGGCCAGCTCGACCATCTCGGGAATCCAGTGGCCCGCGACCATCACCGGGTCCAGCCAGTCCAGCACGGCG is a window encoding:
- a CDS encoding DUF5658 family protein → MSTSSPRSLTARLQRPDYVELVFGIVFVWGTGDLLSTFAALHFTGLWAEANPLVRTLLAHDPLLVVALKGAVMLVVGLVLFRYQDAVEQLPQWRVLLGGLLGVGSGVVAINLYVAVSAAAV